The genomic window CCTTGGTGACATATTTAGTTTCCTTGAACTGAAACAATCTGCTGCATGAAAAAATCATGCTATTGAGTTGTTCAAATAACACTGATTATAGGATTTTAAAGAAAGGGTTGTGGGatgttaatattaatattttgtcATATAACTCTGTGCTAATCTGGAGATGAATTTGGAGTACTGGTACACATTACCAATTTGTGGTGTGTATTTGTAGTGGCCGAATATGATATTGGGTAAACAATGAGGATTACAGCTTGTTACTTCCATGATGGCAGGGATTGCTGGATAGTTAAAGATGTAAATTGAAAACATTCTGAGAAATTGGTCAGATAGAATAGATATGTAGTTTAGGCATCTTAAGCAGGTTCAATTCGCGTTCTTGTAAAGTTTACTTCCTTTGTGTTTATGAAGGAAAAATGTTTTTGTGTTCATTTGGCTCCTCACTTATTTTTTAACAATTCCTGTGAGGATGATGTGAAGATGATGGAAACTGGAAAAGAAAGATGGTGCATCAAGATTGTATCTATAGGTGGACAAAGATGTAGGTCCATCTGCATACATAAGTGAGTGAACAAACATATATGGTGCCATACAGAATTTGAATAGTAGCATATCTTTATGATCATAACTAGATCAGTTGGATAAGGTAATTGGTTGTAATGCATGGATCGAGCTTGTGAATTATTGCAAACATAATTACTAGTTCGCCAGTCGCAAGTGCGGTTACATGCTATTATTTGACCTTGAACAGATAATAAAGCAAATGCCTATATGCATTGTCACAGAAACAGGCTGAAATTTAGTGAGAAAAGGATGTTGTAGTTCCATCGATGACTTAAAATTCATCCTAGCACTTGTTTGTTAACTCAAAAGCTAAAATATCCAGAGTTTGTTCATTTGTCATTTGCAGCATATTTTAAAGTTGTGAATACAAGtttgagttttattttttctgttttattttatattttaagctATAATATCTGTATGATCCTTAATACCTATTTGCTAATATGCACATTTGATTATTTTAACAAGATTCAAGTTCTTTTGGTTAGAGAATGGCCAATCCTACAAGCTAGGCTATTTTACATGCATGTCAAGTTGCATTATGGTTGGATTTTATTATGCTGACTTGATGGTATTCAAAACCTCTTCTTATCATTCCAGACAGTTCTTGGTGGATATGAATGTGAAGGCTGTGTTTCAGCAGCAAAAGGTAAGCTGCTACAGCTTGATGGTATGCAATCGTATACATCAAAACTGTACTGATACAAGCTTGTCACTTGCTTCTATTATATCTCCCTCATTTCCCCCCTATGCCTATTCTAGTTTACTGAGATTATATCTGTCGTAGCATTGGCTTGCACAAGCTGATGATAACATGTGCCAACAGGAGTAAAAGGTGTTGATGTTGATTCGACTAATCAAGTTGCAAGATTTATTGGATCCCTCCCTGTGGAGATCACGGTAGATGCTCGGGAGCAGACAGGTCGAAATGCCAGATTGATTAGACAAGAGAATCCTAATGGTAAGTGTTTGACTTGCCCATGTCCTCATCCAAAAAGTTCAACATTGACTTAGTCCagatcttttccttctttcttcttcttctctctctctctctctcgccctctctctctttctcttttcgtAGTATCCTATTTCTCATGCTCTTCTTCTATTGAATCATGCttcttcttaaattcagttgTAGAATGTGTATTCGTTTTGTTAGTTGTAGTGTAGTTGTGAGATAATATTTCCTGCTGGTATTATCTGGCAAATCTCTGTAAAGTCGAAGTAACCTTGATGcatgatgaagtcaaaaatttatgatcagCAAAGCTAGATTTTCTTGTTTTGTAGGGTACATTTTGTATATTAGTCTGTGAAATGCTGTTGTTTTGTAGAAATTGAAAAAAGATTTTAAGTTGATAATGTGGCTAAAGCAGAAAAAATAGAAGCGTCATGATGTGAAGCTTCCAAAAACACAAAAGATTAAATACAATACCAAAGTGTAGTTTTATGGACCGTGAATAGGAAAGATAATTCATTGAAATTTTTAAGTGCATCCGTGCTGAGTTAGAAGGTGCTGTAATTAGTGATGGCAAGATGTGAAAATCTTGTCATGTGATCTTACAAAGGGGCAGCACCAAGCATGTATCTATTTGCTTTAGCAATAATTTGGCTTATTGCTATTATAAAGGATGCTTTTTGCATGTAGTTATATGAAGATTATTAATTGTTGTCTGCTGAATATTGAAGAAGGGTAAATGTCAAAAATATGGGACAAAAGCTTTAGAAAATAAGAGAATTAGGgaggatgaaaaagaaaaatatagaatGCTACAGAGGAAATGGAAATGAAAAGGCACTATTTAAGATTGATGGTAAAGAGATATTATCAAGTAAGTAGTTTTGTTATCTTCAAACTATCTTGCCaacaaaagggagagagaaaggcaTATCTATACTATGTGCAATGCAAGTGCCCCAAATGGCTCAACGTGTGGGTTAAAGCTGTGCATCATATTTCCCTCTTCTAAATGCGCTCTTTCATAGTTAATACATTGCTCCATATTAACTCCCTCATTGTGGAGAGGAAAGCAAAAGAAGTAGATGAACTAAAACATATTTATCAAATCAGAATCAGGATATCATGATTAATGGGATTATATAGCCATCTGCCAAAGTGCTCTTTCCTCTTGCATAAACCACAGGTATTGCATATACATAGCCtttgtttttgaaaaaaataacttATGTAATATATTTAGAGTTGGGTTGTTTAAGTTAGAAGGTGCCTCTCGGGTCTTATTTGACCAACAGATGCCTTAGTGACTCAACTGAAATTTGTAAATGCTAATGAGGCATGTCATGTCATATGGCTCAACAACAGAGCCAAAAAAAGAGACCAAGAAAGTAAAGATGAACATAAAGAGAATTATAATGTGAAGATAGATCGGGTAAAAGAAATAAGGATTAGTGTGTGGGATGACTATTTTTAAGGATGCATAATAGTTGCACCAAATTCAGGACAAATTAATGGGGAACTCATTGAAATGCCATGGGCATTGGCAATGAGGATACTGGTAATGAGAGATTCTTGACGTGAAGATAGATGTGGTAACAATAGGAAAGATTAGTGTTTGGGATGAGTATTTTTAAGGATGCATGGTAGTTGCACCAAATTCAGGACAAATTAATAGGGAACTTATTGAAATGCCATGGGAATTTGCAGTGAGGATACTGGTAATGAGAGATTCTTGAGGTTGTGTGGAAGggctttttttttggtggggggcAACAGGTGGCATGTACAATGCAAATAATCTACATTGTCAGATTTGTGCAGCGAGGCTGTGCATTCCATGTCCTAGATGTAAATACATTCTGTTTACAGTTAAAACACCCCCCACCCCCCAAATTCATTCTGAAGGTAAATACATAAACTAAAGTGTGGAATGTATTTGTCATATCTAGACCAAGCAATCATGATTGATGTGTTACTGCCATCTAATCGCAGAGCAAGGATACTTTGCTTGAAGAGTTTAGGAGGGAGGGGGGGTGGGGGAGTTTGGAATTACTAAGTTACAAATTCCAAGAAAAGATATTTATATATCAACCATTTCAACCAGCTGGGCATACAATTATGTGCATATGTGTCACAGTACATTATAGCAAAAGTAGAAAAGATTCTACGGTCTGAATATGCTTAAACTCTAGTGTCCTTCGATGCTTTTTGGTGTCTTACTTCTTTATAAAACAACTGGTTGTAAACATTAAATAATCTCTAAAGGTTCCAAAATATGTCCGAGTAAATGGTGAAGAGAACAAATAAGTTAAAGAATGATAAGGAACAAATGGAATAAAGGAAAATAAAAAGGAAACAGGCGAAAAAACTATATACCTGGGCGTCATTGTTTTTTCTCTTCAATTTTTTGCTTGCTAGAAACCAGAAAGCAATAGGGAAGAAAGAGGGAggatggagtttttttttttcctctattaTGATTGTAAAAACTTAAGCTTTGTTCCTATTTATCTCACATCAAACTCTACATTCTTCCAAGAATTGCTCATATTCTATGCTTTCACACTTTTTGTTTCCTGGTACTCTAGTTCATATAATTTGCTAGGTGGTGTTGCTCTTGGTCATGTCATGCAAGCATTCATGAGTACATCACCCCTTTATCTTCCTCAAGTTAATGAAATTCAGTGCTTGCCACCAAATTTTGTAGCTATAATAGGATATCTATAACCAACAACCATCGTGGAAAGATTAGACTTTGGTGGGAAACTAAAGCATCCATAGCATGTGAATGCCTGAATATTTTGGTGATATTTTGATGTGGCTCCTAATTTGAGTGATATTTTCCAAATTGAAGTGTTTCTTTGCACGAACATAATCCGATTTGTGAGGATAATTTAGTCTTTACATTTTGGATTTATCTCCTATATTATTGGCTATATGTGTTAAATGTTAATAGCGATAATTTGATTATATCTTCATGTCAAAGAAATATGCTATTCAAAACCTGTTTAAACCAAAGATTTTTTAGTTTTGGCAGCTGTGGCTGAGTTCAAAAGTCCTATAATACTTGGTGTTGTATGCTTGGTTCATGTGAACATGGAATTAGCCAAAACTGAGGGCAGCTTTAGTGGTTTGTCATCTGGTAAGCATGGGTGGGCCATAATGAATTTGGAGATTTGACTAGAGGTATAGCAAATATAGGGAAAGTGTTTAATCCACCGGATCATTCATTTAATAAGGTATCTCTTATGATGCTTATGTTTCATGTATGTGAACCATTTCTTTGGAAAAGTTATTGTGTCCGTGCTTGttatgtgtgtgtgcatgttAAAAGGCAGGGACCAGGCCCTAGGGTGTGCATGCATGTGGGTGGGTTAGTAGTTAATGGGTGAATGGCATTTTCTCTTTCCATGATATCCCAGGGCTGGCTTCATTAACTATTGAGTATAGAACTTTTCTAATATTTTGTATTTGTTAGCTATAATTGCTGCTTGCAATTACAATGCATTGGAAGTAAATCGTAGTGTTTATCGCTATGCACGAGGATATTCTTATGTCACTTTGGATTTCTTTTCCAGTATTGTTTGCTCATAATATGCTAAATTGTTTCAGAGCGTTTGATTCTGTCCATgcttttcatgtaaaaaattgacCCAGCCTCAGGGGTCAGGCCTTGAAATTACATGTCTAACCTGAAAGATTTACTTGTGGAGGTTGTTCAAGTTGGATCGAACTACAAGTTTCAGTCTGTCCCAGTAAAGTGGAATGATTATTTACTGGTAAGTCAGATCATTAAAGTCTGCGCTAGTTCAGTTTCTCTAGATGCTTACTTGATCCAGCCCGGGAATTGCATATAGATTGTAGACCTGGACCTAAATGTTCCATTTTCAGATTTGCCtggctttttttaaaaaaaataaataaataaattcgtGATGATATCAGACTATAAATGTAGGGTGTGTTAGGTCGGAACTCTGTGCAATATCAATGTCATTGGGTTGTCTTGGTCCCCTACATGAACCTTATCTCACATTTAATTGTCAAAGCATTTGTTCACCCTAGCTGAACCCAGGGTCCATGGTTAAATAGGTATCCACACAGTCTGACCCATACGTCAGGGTGCTCAGATCGAGTAAAGCCTCCACACCCCAAATTGCACCCTTTCAAAGATGTATATTTGAAAATTACTTCTACCTGGAGTCAAATAGGATGATAGTTAACACTCTTTGATGAGTAGTGGTGCTTAAGGAAGATGAAGAATGGCCGAGTGCAGTTCTTGATTTTTCTAATTTCACTAAATCCATTTCCAATGCGAGGAGTGAAAACTGTGGAAAACATATGCTATCTATGGTCCTAAAAATATGGTCCTTCAAGTCCGCAATTATTTAGCGCATCAGATACTGTTGAATTATATTAAACTTATATGGTGTGTGCCCTTTGAAGGTGGCAAGTGAGCCCAGTGGAAGTGGTGGTGCAGGGTGAAAAGGTTTCTCACGAGGACCCTTCTATATGAAATTACTAGAACCATTGATGAGGGCACATAATGGAAGAGCTGGTATGGGAAATGTCACAATTATCATTAAATGATTGTGTAGATAAGAATACATCGATTGAACTACTTTTGGGGGGTGCTTGGTTCGCAACCAGAATCAAAATCGGATTCGAAATCAGAATGGCGTGGAATCGGAATTAGAATGGCTAAATCTTCCAAAGTGCTTAGTTCGTGACTGGAATCGAAATCAGAgtcggaattggaatgaaaatttgaatccatagaggagagtaaagATTGAGTTCCATATAGATTGGGCCATTGCCATTCTATCttggaatcggaattggaatggaactccttccaaccaaacggttAGAATGGGAGTGGTTGGAATAGGAGTCATCTATTTCCATTCCTATTCTAAACCCCTACTCCCTCCAACTAAGCACCTCCTTGAATGATATGTTCTTGCAATATCTTCTTGGAGTTCAAGCATATTTTGAATTACAACATGCTAGTTGTATCTGCCAGAAGATCTCTTACCTGTCTGAAGGCAATCACAAGACATATGCTAAAGTTAAAATGGTATTTTTCTGAAGAATTTGGGGTGCTTGGGTGGTGATAACAGCAAGAGGAAGATGCTCCTGTGGATTCTGGTTTAGGACTGGAGATTTGTGATGCACAAAAAGGGGCCCTCTAGTAATACCTTAAAGACAATTAATAAAGAGAATGAAGTAGCAGTTCTGCTCCGCTTCCAACATCATCTTTTTATATGTGCGTCGACGAATTTGCAAAACTAGTGTTTTTAAAGAGAAGAATCGTGTTTGACTACTCATCTCATGCTCTGTACTGAGGCTATGTATGGGTAGGAAAACTGCTAGATTCACAGGATATAGGCTTCTTGGGATATAAAGCTAATAATTGAAGGCTTGTAACTTGGGTTCAGCCTTGTATTTCTAGCATCTTCCCTAAAAACAACTATTCCAAAGGAGATGAACAGGGCTGGTCCTGATGGCTGACTTCATCTAGATTGAGGGCAACTCTACTACCATAGGTGGATCCATAGATAGCCTGGGGCGGCAGTTACACCCTTTTTTTGCAGGACATTTGGATGATGACTAGGGAATGTATTTTCTTCTATGCTAGGCATGTATATTGGGAGGCGAAAAAAGCTGCCAACAAGATGGCTTTTTAGAATGTGGTTGGTATTCTGGCGAAGTGCTGTGGATCAAGCTAGTTCGCAGCAGCTTCTACTGTCCTTTGTGacattttattttctaatctagGTTATTGAGAGTCATCCATCCCCGGGGGAAGTGAGGGAGGGAGGGAGCGAAAGAGTGAGAGAGATTCAAACTTACAGGACAGGTGCTAATGTCATTACTAAAATATATAATCACTTGTATGCCGGAGATTTTGAGTGGGACATTCATGTATGATCGGAGATTCTTTCTTTCAGGGGCTGCATTATGTTTGGGCAATTAATGAGTTTGTCAGAAAGTTGGATTACTTCTCCCACCTCTAAGCCCGCCTCCTGAAAATATATAAAAACAATATTGATACACTAGAAACTGCAAATGCTGTCTTCTAGCCTAATCTAACATGGTGAAAAACCTCTCTTCCATGTCTTAATGGAGAAACCTACAAGTACACCCTTCTTGTGTTTCCACAGTCCACACCATGAAATCATGACCTGCCAAAAGAGTAAACAGTGGCTTAACCACCAACCCTCTTATCTCTTATTACTCTTCTATATATATTCTTGAATTGAAAGTTTGGCCCACTTCTGGATTCTATATAATGGTTGTATCTTTATCATCCAGCAATCTACATATTAGCATTGGGAGAGGGTGCGGGGGTGGAATCAAAACTAGAATAGATTGTAATGGGAATCGAAATGGCCATATCTCTAAAGAGTTTGGTTTGTGATCAGAATGAAGATTTGAATACTTTGGGgagaatcaaaattggaatgaaGATTTGAATACTTAGGGGAGAGCTAGGATTGGGTTTTAGATGGGTTAAACTATTCTCATTCTTGGAATCAAAATTGGACTCCCCATAATCAAACATCCCCTTAGATGTATTTATGATGCATTGACTAATCAGTTTTCCGTCATGCACAGCCGCTGGGTGACCTGAGAACAATCAAACCCAGTGAGACATGTGAAGCCCACTTCATGGGTGCTGAGCAGATGGTTGGAGTTGCTAATCTTATTGGTCGTTCCATTGTGGCTTATGAAACTAAAGAGACATCACGCTCGGGCATTGCAGCTGTGGTAATAGCAAGTGGCGGAGGAGTTGGTGAGAACGACGAAAAGATCCGCACATGTGATGGTGTGACCACATGGGAGTCGGGCTAGGCTTGGCGGCTGGTTATGCCATACAAGTTAAGCTCTTTTATGGTTTTTCTTTCTTGAACGTTGCTGTTCGATATAACTTACATAAAAAACGAATCAAGAGATTATCTGCCAGCTGCAAGCTTTTGATGGACCGTGACTTGCTGACCTGCAATTTAAAAAGCTACAACGTGCAATTTAAACAGCATAAGTTCCACAAACTCATTAGATTTTCATTTGATACAGAGATAAAATTTTGTCAGATAGACCGATCTCCTTTACCTAGCGGATGATTCCCTTGCCCATCACTATGGATGCATGGTGGTATCCTGGATCAAACTCACCTGGCAAAATGGTTTACAGCGGTGCCAGCCATGTTATTACAACCGGGCTCCGGACCAAATGAATACCGTCACTCCATATCAGGGCTCCCAAATCAGGAATTGGCTGGGGCGATTTGGTTCTGAAGGTAACCTTGTAAGATAGCTTCTGGTTCTGGTGAGTGAAGTGTAGCGTCTTCGGCTCTACCGCCACATCCACACCCCGGAATGGTGTAACCTTGACATGGTACGTGGAAACTGGAGGGCCAACGTTTGTGACAGTTCTGTGCAGTGTTAACACAGGAGCCGGTTGCTCTCTAAAGACAGCTGATATGGCTGGGTAATTGAGATCCCCTGGAGATGCTAGTCTCTGCTTGCAGGTCCGATTTGAGGACTTTGTAAAGACTTTGAGCTGCGATGGCGTCAATTTCTGAGTGCAGAGAAATTCGAAGTAGTCATCCGGGCTGATGTCGTAGATCAAGCCAGGGTCTACGGCCTTGGCTGGACGTATGTGGCCGGCGCCATGATCATAGGGGTTCGACGGCGCACCAGTTGCGGCATCCTTGAGAGGTCTGAAAGTGTTGTCATGGGTATAGGCAGTGGTCATGAGAGCTGATTTTATGGCAGCTGGGCTCCAATCGGGGTGGCTGGCCTTGAGCAGTGCAGCGACCCCTCCGACATGCGGGCACGACATCGAGGTCCCGGATAGGATGTTGAACTTGACTCGCCGGTGATCGGCAAGCAAGCTCGACGGGCTGGCATCACCACTCCACGCGGCAAGAATGTTCACACCCGGCGCTACGATATCCGGCTTGAGGATTTCCAGGGTGAGGATATTCGGCCCTCTGGAAGAGAACGCCGCCACCACCGGCGACGGCCGGATTCCAACCTTGGTCCCCTCGAATGCCATAGTCGCGGTGGTGGGATGGGAGCCAATCTTGCTATACTGCTTGATCACATTTCCAGCAGCCTCTCCGACGGCAACAGCCGGCAAGAGGTGGCTATCAGCTACGAGCTCCTCACCGTTAGCAGCGGTGTTTGCCAGTATCATACCCACTCCCCTGGCGCCCTTCACCACCTGGCCCTTCTGCACTCGTGGGTTGATTCCACGGTCACATATCACGATCTTTCCAGCCACTACGTGTGGATCCAAGGTCCCCTCCAGACAAAGGGACTTCTGATCCGGAATGCTAGTATTGCCGCCCATATAAACCAAAGGATACTGCCGCCGCGGGGAGAGATTCCTCCGGCCCTTGTAGAGCGACACACCGGTTAAATTCATCCCGTTTCCCAGCCTAACGGTAGCCGGGAAGTCTCTATCCATGGTGCTGGCCCCCACCGTGGCGATCCAGGGGGAGACATTGGTGAGGCTGATGGGATCCGGCCCGCCGTTTCCAGCCGAGCAAGCGACGAAGACCCCCTTCTCCATGGCCCCGAAGGCAGCCACCGAGAGGCTATCGCGGTAGTAGCTGGAGACCCCGCCGCCGAGGGAGATGGAGAGGACGTCCACGCCGTCGGCCACTGCCCGATCGACGGCGGCCAGGATGTCGGAGCTGAAGCACCCGCCGGTCCAGCACACCTTGTAGACCGCCACCCGCGCGCGCGGCGCCATCCCGCGCGCGGTGCCCCGGGCGTAGCCCAGGAGGTTGGCGCCCCGCACGGGCGCGCCCGCGACCGTGGCGGCCGTGTGGGTCCCGTGCCCGTCCTGGTCCCTGGGGGACTTGAACTCGCTCTTCTCGTCGATGGCCCCCGAGGCCTCCTCGTAGCCCCGGTAAAATATCCGGGCGCCGACGATTTTTTGGTTGCAGTTCTTTGCGGTGAATCCTCGACCGATCTCGCAGCCGCCTTTCCATCGGGGTGGAACGGGGGTCATGCCCCTGTCGCTGAAACTCGGGCTTTCGGGCCAGATTCCGGTGTCCAGGATGCCGACGATGACGTCGTGATCGGAGAGGGCTGCCGACCAGATGCGGTTTCTTTTGCCGGTGATGCCGAGAAATCCGGGGCTCCTCGTTGTGTGGAGTTGGTAGACTGTCTCCGGGAGCACGGCGGCCACGCCGGGGATGCTCTGCAGCATCTCGGCTTCATCTTCGGTGAGCTTCGCGGCAAAGCCGTGAAAGGCGGTTTCGTAGCTGTAGATAATCCTTTCAGCTGGGTCTTCTTCGTCTTCTGCTACCGCTTCTGGCTTGGAGGAAGTTGTTACAGACTTGATGGTAGAGGCGTACCATTGGAGATGATGAGTGAAGGATTGCGGCATCTCGGACTTGGCCATGTGGATGATGTATGTCCTGGGAAGAGGCTTGGGCGGCGTGGTGGTGCAAAGAGAGAGGGTTAGATGGAGTGCTGCTAGGCAGAGGGATAGCCATCTGGTTGTTGGTATGCTTCTTCTGGCCATTGTGGGTGAGATGTTGCGGGGGAGAAGAGCAGTGGATAAATGAAGGGAAGGAGCACGAGGAGGAAAAGTGGTGTTTTCAAGCGAGTAGCATGTGAGCGACTGCCGTCTCCTTGTGTGGCgtaataaagatcaaattattaCCTGGACCAGGTCCAATGGACCACGcgaaatcccacggtggataacacgccacatcgCCCCTTGTATGTCGCTAAATCCCGGTTGCGcgttatccaccgtgcatatgctccgagATTTGCCCTGGTCCAGTTGGACCTGGTCCATGCAGTAATTTCTCATAATAATGGTGGTAGGTGCTTGTGGATGCTTGAGCCATTGATGTCTATTTATTTGGGTGCAACGGTGCAAGCCTGGCAAGCTGTTGGGTTTGATGGAGTGCTACAGTGGAAAGGACGGAGTTCAGATCGCATCCAAAATTAATGGAGGTTATTTTTTGGCACAGAAAATTAATGGTGCTTTGTTCTTGATGAGACCATGCAGCGCAGAGTGAGATCTTGCGCCTCCTGTTGCCCATTGTTGCTTGGATGACTGAATGAAGTGGTTCCacgatttagatttagattgatGGGGCCCAGATCTGTCCGTCCGAGAAATTATGGTTAAAAACTGCTCCgtcatatgtgtgtgtatatatctcTCTCTTTCCGTCCCAGAAATTATGGTTAAAAAGTGCTCTGTCATATCTATGTGTggatagatacatatatacatatatattatattattcaataattttgtgtgtgtgtatatatatatatatatatatatatatatatatatatatatatatatatatatatatatattgtagtattcaataaaaattaatatataattaaaaaattattaaaaataataaaaattatctaatttgtagtattcaataaaaaattaatatatcaattaaaaaatttattaaaaataataaaaattatctaatcatgATTAATGGTAAATTTTctcatcaaaaaattttcaatcaaatttaaataataatgaattttctcaacaataaataattttttgatttttttattgcatgatatatatgataaaacggttctaactaataatttctccttccatccATATCATATTTAATCATTATTATCAAAATAAGttatatctaattagattatgttGGTGCATGTTTAATGCTATGCTTGGATAATTGACAAGAAACACACATGGGGGCTTATAAATTGGCCGAGAAGTGGGGCATCAAAACCATTGAAAAAGTAAAAACAAAAAATGGAAAGGTtataaatctcaaaaaattaaaaagtgcAAGCTAAAAATATCACATTTTCATTGGAAAATATAAAaacaatataaattttaaaaaattaaaaagtgcaagctaaaaatataatattttcattCAAAAATGTAAACACATCGATGTTACATAATTACTTTCCTTCCACAAACTACACAAAGTGAAGGTTACACATGGCCAATTTTTCTCATTATTCAATTTATGACCACCTTGataaaagatagaaatcaaaGGGCAATTGAAAAAGTTACATGCATTCCAATCTTTCTAGTTTAGCTTGTTTCGTCTTTTGAGGTTCTGACAATGGTTCTTTGTTGCTCCTTTAGGTATCCCTAAAAAGTTCATATTACAGATTATGTCTATCCTTTTGATGGAGATCTCTATATTAGGTTTTGCTATGATactctaaattaaaattattttattctttcaTAGCTGTCTAATAATTGACCGTCTGATCCAACATGGACAGTTTGGATTTGTCCACCACCAACTTGTTCTAGCTGATTAAATGAATAGCAGGAGTAGATACAGCTTAAAGTTTATGATCATTTTCTTACTAAAATGCATGGCAAATTTTGTAATTACGTAACAGTATAATGGCTTTTTCAACCGCCTTTCTCCCTTCTTAGTCCAGATACTAGTTGCTTGGTGGGCGACGATGAGAGAGAGGGCACGATGGCTGGAGTGAAGGAGAAAGCCACATGTGTGGAAGAAGAGGTGGGGGATATCGAGGTAAAGTGGCCTCACTTTTCAAAGGGTTGCAGATGCATGGTGGGCGATGCCAAAAGAGGAATGATGGAGTGACGATAGTATTAAGATACAAGGAGGAGAAGAAATAAGGATAGTAATATTGAGGAGGCTGATTGTCTTGGTCAGCTTCCTCTACGTTTGACAGTATTATTTTTTGatagtgttttttatttttttagataaattataaaatatctcctCAATTTTAGCTCAATTTCATTTACATCtcctatattttaaaaaatattaaattagccTTTCTAGTTATCGATATGTTCCAATGTGGTCTAGTCATTTATCtccattaataaaattttataaaattataaaaatatctatcttctttctcctcctctccgATTGATCCTCTTCTCCATGCCagtgtccctctttctctctttcttctttct from Elaeis guineensis isolate ETL-2024a chromosome 4, EG11, whole genome shotgun sequence includes these protein-coding regions:
- the LOC105043549 gene encoding copper chaperone for superoxide dismutase, chloroplastic-like, whose translation is MTVLGGYECEGCVSAAKGVKGVDVDSTNQVARFIGSLPVEITVDAREQTGRNARLIRQENPNVLAAVAEFKSPIILGVVCLVHVNMELAKTEGSFSGLSSGKHGWAIMNLEI
- the LOC105043369 gene encoding subtilisin-like protease SBT1.3 → MARRSIPTTRWLSLCLAALHLTLSLCTTTPPKPLPRTYIIHMAKSEMPQSFTHHLQWYASTIKSVTTSSKPEAVAEDEEDPAERIIYSYETAFHGFAAKLTEDEAEMLQSIPGVAAVLPETVYQLHTTRSPGFLGITGKRNRIWSAALSDHDVIVGILDTGIWPESPSFSDRGMTPVPPRWKGGCEIGRGFTAKNCNQKIVGARIFYRGYEEASGAIDEKSEFKSPRDQDGHGTHTAATVAGAPVRGANLLGYARGTARGMAPRARVAVYKVCWTGGCFSSDILAAVDRAVADGVDVLSISLGGGVSSYYRDSLSVAAFGAMEKGVFVACSAGNGGPDPISLTNVSPWIATVGASTMDRDFPATVRLGNGMNLTGVSLYKGRRNLSPRRQYPLVYMGGNTSIPDQKSLCLEGTLDPHVVAGKIVICDRGINPRVQKGQVVKGARGVGMILANTAANGEELVADSHLLPAVAVGEAAGNVIKQYSKIGSHPTTATMAFEGTKVGIRPSPVVAAFSSRGPNILTLEILKPDIVAPGVNILAAWSGDASPSSLLADHRRVKFNILSGTSMSCPHVGGVAALLKASHPDWSPAAIKSALMTTAYTHDNTFRPLKDAATGAPSNPYDHGAGHIRPAKAVDPGLIYDISPDDYFEFLCTQKLTPSQLKVFTKSSNRTCKQRLASPGDLNYPAISAVFREQPAPVLTLHRTVTNVGPPVSTYHVKVTPFRGVDVAVEPKTLHFTHQNQKLSYKVTFRTKSPQPIPDLGALIWSDGIHLVRSPVVITWLAPL